In one Brienomyrus brachyistius isolate T26 chromosome 7, BBRACH_0.4, whole genome shotgun sequence genomic region, the following are encoded:
- the uck1 gene encoding uridine-cytidine kinase 1 codes for MASAESSSEVERPKHHPFLIGVSGGTASGKSTVCAKIMELLGQNKVDHRQRKVAIISQDSFYRVLTTDQKSKALKGHYNFDHPDAFDNELMYQTLKDIVEGKVVEVPTYDFVTHSRLQERITVYPADVVLFEGILVFYTQEVRDMFHMKLFVDTDSDVRLSRRVLRDMKRGRDLEQILTQYTTFVKPAFEEFCLPTKKYADVIIPRGVDNMVAINLIVQHIQDILSGDICKWQRSSVGVHGRSFKRVISDQADTLAGKRISMEPSSRPH; via the exons ATGGCCTCCGCCGAGTCGTCCTCGGAAGTGGAGCGGCCGAAGCATCACCCGTTTCTGATAGGGGTGAGCGGAGGGACGGCCAGCGGGAAG TCCACTGTGTGCGCAAAGATCATGGAGCTGCTGGGACAGAACAAGGTGGACCATCGGCAGAGGAAGGTCGCTATCATTAGCCAGGACAGCTTCTACAGGGTCCTGACCACTGATCAGAAGTCCAAAGCACTTAAGGGCCATTACAACTTTGACCACCCAG ATGCTTTTGACAATGAGCTCATGTACCAAACCCTGAAGGATATTGTGGAAGGGAAGGTTGTTGAGGTTCCAACGTATGACTTTGTCACCCACTCCAG GCTGCAGGAGAGGATCACAGTGTACCCAGCCGATGTGGTTCTGTTCGAAGGCATCCTGGTTTTCTACACGCAGGAGGTCCGGGACATGTTCCACATGAAACTCTTCGTGGACACGGACTCTGATGTCCGTCTCTCGCGGAGAG TTCTGAGGGACATGAAGAGAGGCCGCGACCTGGAGCAGATCTTGACTCAGTACACTACTTTTGTCAAGCCTGCCTTTGAGGAATTCTGTCTGCCG ACCAAGAAATATGCTGATGTCATTATACCGCGAGGTGTTGACAACATGG TGGCCATCAATCTCATTGTGCAGCACATCCAAGACATCCTCAGCGGGGACATTTGTAAATGGCAGCGGAGTTCAGTAGGTGTCCACGGCCGTAGCTTCAAGAGGGTTATCTCTGACCAAGCAGACACCCTCGCAGGAAAAAGGATTTCCATGGAACCCAGTAGCCGGCCTCACTGA